ATAGTTGAGGTGGATGAGGCTGCGAAGACCGTGACATTCGGCAAAAAGACCGTCTTCCGACCCGATCCCGGCGACCTCTACTACGTCGAGAACGCCCTTGAACTGCTCGATGAGCCCGGGGAGTGGTACCTCGATCCCAAAGATGGAGCGCTCTATTACATGCCTCTTCCCGATGAGAGGATGGATGAGGTTGAGGTGATAGCGCCCGTTTTGGCCCAACTGATCAGGATGGAGGGTGAACCTGAGAAGGGGAGATTCGTCGAGAACCTGATCTTCAAGAATTTGGTCTTCGCCCATACCGAGTGGCCCATTCCGGACGATCGCTCCGGATTCTCCCAGGCGACCGTCGGCGTCTCGGGAGCGATCTGGGGTGATGGGGTTCGAAACTGCTCCTTCGAAAGATGCACCCTGGAACACCTCGGCACATACGGGATAGAGCTCGCCAGGGGATGCAAATACAATCGGATCGAGGGATGTACGGTTTCCGACCTCGGTGCCGGGGGGATCAAGATCGGCGAGACCGTCATACGGGACGACGAGTTGGAGCAGACCCACGACAACACGGTTTCGAACTGCCATATCTACAACGGAGGACTGATCTTCCACAGCGCCATCGGCATCTGGATAGGCCAGAGCTATAACAACAGGATCTCACACAACCACATCCATGACTTCTACTACAGCGGATTCTCCGTCGGCTGGACATGGGGATATGGCCGTTCGCTCGCCGGGGGAAACATCATCGAGCACAACCACGTCCATCACATCGGTGTCCGGTCGAACGGCGACGGACCCATCCTGAGCGACATGGGGGGGATCTACACCCTGGGCATACAGGAGGGGACGATCATCAGGAACAACATCTTCCACGACATAGCTGGGCTGAGATACGGCGGATGGGGCATATACTTCGACGAGGGCAGCACGCATATCGTGGCGGAAAACAATCTTGTCTATCGGACGACACATGGGGGATTCCATCAGCACTACGGCAGGGAGAACGTCGTGAGGAACAACATCTTCGCCCTCGCCAGGGATCATCAGATACAGCGCAGCCGTCCGGAGGAGCATCAGAGCTTTACCTTCGAGCGGAACATCGTCTACTGGAGATCGGGCGCCCTGATAGCTGGAAACCTGAGCAACCTCCATTTCACCTTCGATCGAAACCTGTACTGGTGCGAGGAAGGCGGTGAGATCCGAATCGGGAGCATGAGCTGGGATGAGTGGCGGGAGAGGGGGATGGACGTCAACTCCATCGTGGCCGATCCGAGATTCGTCGATCCTGAAAGGGATGACTTCCGGCTCAGGCCCGATTCGCCGGCCTTCAAGCTCGGCTTCGTGCCGTTTGACATCCTCGACCTGCGCTGAGGAGGAGGTTCATGAGACCAAAGGTTACCGTGGTGGGGAGTTCAAACACCGATCTGATCGTTAAGGTCGAGAGGCTGCCCAAGCCCGGAGAGACCATCCTCGGCGGCGAGTTCATGACGGCGCCCGGCGGGAAAGGGGCGAATCAGGCCGTCGCCGCTGCAAGGCTCGGCGGCAAGGTCGCTTTCATCGCCAAAGTGGGCGCGGACTCTTTCGGCGACCAGATGATGGAGAACCTGAAGGGGGAGGGGATAATCACGGATTACATCCTCCGTGACCCCTCCTCTTCCTCCGGCGTCGCCCTGATATTCGTCGGCCCCGGCGGACAGAACATGATAGCCGCCGCCCCTGGGGCGAACTTCAAGCTCTCAGCCCAGGAGGTTCGAGCGGCTGAATCGGCCATTATCTCCGCCGACGTCCTACTCACCCAGTTTGAGGTGCCGATGGATGCCGTTGAAGAGGCGGTCTCGATCGCCGCCTCAAACGGCGTGCCGGTTGTCCTCAACCCCGCTCCCGCCGCCGAAGTGAAGGATGATCTGCTGAGGATGGTGGATTTCCTCACGCCGAACGAGACCGAGGCGGAGACGATCTCAGGGATCGAGGTCAGAGATCTGGATTCAGCTCAGGAGGCGGCTAAGGCGCTTATCAGAAGAGGGGCCAAAAACGTGATCGTAACCCTCGGCGAGGAGGGGGCGCTCTACGTGTCGGAGGGGCGATCGTTACACATCAGGGCACCCAAGGTTCAGGCCGTGGATGCCACCGCCGCCGGAGATGTCTTCAACGGCGCCTTCGCATGGGCCATCGCCTCGGGGATGTCCCCGATCGATGCCGTTGCCTTCGCTAGCGGAGCCGCGGCGATATCCGTCACGCGCATGGGCGCACAACCCTCCATTCCAACCCTCGATGAGGTTCAAAGGACGTTGACATAAGCATATCAAGGTGATAGAATTCCCAGGCTTGATGCTGTTAGGAGGCGTTGAATGATGGAAACCATACGCTTGCTCTGGATGATCATCGCGTTCTGCACCCCTTTGCTCTCCTACGACGGCGGGGGATACTGGCATAGATGCCTGACGGTCGAGGTGGTAAATCCCAGCGATCACCCCCTGGAGGGGGAATTCGCTGAGGTGATCGTCGGAACCGATATCCCCTTAACCGGCGAGGAGATCAAGGCGATCCGAATCTGCGACGAGGATGGAAGGGAGCTTCTCTACGATATCAGATCGGCCGAGGGTGAGCCCAGGAGAAAGGGGAGGCTTCAAAACGGCGACAGGCTGATCTTCCCCGTGTGGGTCCCGGCCGGCGGTGAAGCTCGATATCTCATATATGCCCATAATCCGAGGGCCTGGCCTGTGCCCGATTTCATCAAATCGGGGCTTATTAACGGGGGTTTTGAGGTGGGCCGTGACGATCCATCCGAGTGGATCAGGGTCGGCGAGGATGAATCGCATCGCCTCTATTGGACCGATGAGACAGCTCACTCCGGGAAACGATGCGTCAAGTGCGTCGTCAACCCCGGAGCCCAACCGACCTGGGTGAAGTTCTATCAACGCGATATACCCCTTCGGCCGGGAGCCAGATACAGGTTCAAAGGATGGGTCAAGGCGAAGGACGTGAGAGGAAAGGCCGGATGGTACATACATGTCTTCGGCGATCGGGAATGGCTGATCAACAGGGTCTTCAGCGCCGGGGAGGGAAACTACGGGTGGAGGCCGATAGAATGGCAGTTCACGGCGCCCGAAGGCGCTCGAATCGCCCACGTAGGAACCGTGCTCTATGGGACGGGAGCAGCGTGGTTCGACGATGCCGATCTCGAACCGGTGGATCGATCGCCGTTGAAAGCCCGATTCGTGGGGGAGAAATCTATCGAGCTGAGATCCATCAAAGGCGAGAGAAAATGGGCTCAAGGAAGGTGGAGGTGGCGCGTCCCGATTATAGTGCGCAACTTCGAGGATAAACCTCTCGGCAACGCTCTCTTCGTCGCTGATCTCCGCAAGGTGATATGGCGTTTTTCACGTCTCAAGGACAAATTGGGCATGTTCCTGATCGACACGGCAAATCACGAGATCTGTCCGTACATGAGGCTCGGGGACATGCTGATCTTCAGGGCAAACCTTGCGCCCAAAAGCGAGAAACGGATCGATCTCTACATTTCAGAGTCGGAGGAGAGCTTCAGCAGGATGAGCTATAAGGAGCTGATCTCAAGCCCGGCCAACCTGGTGAGAAACCCCAGCTTCGAGAAAGGCGAGGGGCTCCCCGAAATGTGGAGGGGTGATCCGGGCGGAAGGCGGGTTTCAGGAGGCAGGATAGGGAATTACGCCGCTATGATCGAAATACCGGAAGGGGCTAAAGGCGGATGGCTCGGATGGCGTCAGGAGATACCGGCCAGACCCAACACCCTTTATTTCTATGCCGGTTTTGTGAAGGTCGAGGAGGGTTCCTCGCCCGTTCGGCTTCACGGACACTGGCACGACAAGGATCACAAATGGACGAAGGATTCCCCCACCTTCAGCACCGATCCACAGGTATCCCCCGGCGAAGGATGGAGATTCACCTCTGCCCTGATCCACAGTCCTCCTGAGACGGCCTTTGTCGAACTACATCTCACCTCTAACGCGCCGGGAAGGATACTGCATGACGGGATCTTCTTCGGCGAAATCAAACGGGCGATCACGGGCGATCTGGAGTCGAGATCTGAGATGAAAGTCGGTTCGGATCTGATGGCATGGCCGGTGAATCCTCTGATCAAGATCTTCCCCGATACCCCGCCCGAGCCCGCTCCGGAGAGGATAGATGTATGGGCCGCGAGGAACGAGTACGAGACGATCCAGATCGGCCTCAGATCGAAAAAAGCGCTTGATGGGGTGGAGGTTAAGGTAAGCGAGGTGAAAAACAAAGAGGGAGGTAAACTTCCCGATCCAGAGCCTTGGCTCGTGGGTTACGTGAAGGTGGATCGCCCGAGCGCCTACTACTCCACCGATCTTCCCCCGCAGTTCAGGTTCATCCCCAAAGGTGAGGGCGGAAGCGACGGCTGGACGGGTGAATGGCCCGATCCCCTGATGCCGATGAAATCCTTTAGGCTTTCGCCGAATAGGACCGTGCCCGTTGTGATCGTAATCCATGTGCCGGAAGGGGCCAAACCGGGCGATTACAGGGGAAAGGTGAGGATAGAGGCCAAAGCCGTTGATCCGATCGAGATCCCCATCGTCGTGCATGTCTGGCGTTTCGCCCTGCCCTGCCAAAACAGCCTGAAGGTGATATTCGACCTCAGGAACGGGCCGGGATGGAACGTGATGCCGGATGCGGAATCGCTCAGGAGATGGTATCGCTTCCTAGCCGAATACCGCATCTCACCCGGATGGATCAGACCGGAACCGGTCTTCAGATATGAGGGAGGACATGTGTTGATCGAGACCGAGAGATTCGACGAGATGGCTCGTCTCTGTCTCGATGAGCTCAAGATGAACGTCTTCTATCTGCCCTTCTTTTATGCCTTCGGCTGGGCCTATAAGCCTAAACCTCTGTTCGGCCTGGAGCCGTTCAGCGATGGATATGAAAAAGCCTTCGGGGAAGCCTACAAAGGATTCGCCGATCACCTCAAGGATCACGGGTGGTTTTCAAAGGCGATCTATTATATCTCCGACGAGCCGCACTACAGACACGATTATGTGATCGATCAGATGAAGAGGCTCTGTGATATGGCACACAGATTCGAGCCGGATCTCCCCATCTACTCGAGCACCTGGGCCTTCGTGCCCCAATGGGAGGGTTATCTGGACATATGGGGCATCGGCCCGCACGGGTCATGTCCGGTGGATCGGATGCGGTATCTCAGGAAGAAAGGCTTCAAGATGTGGTTCACCACCGACGGACATATGTGCATCGATACCCCATATCTGGCCATAGAGAGGCTTCTGCCGTGGCTCTGTTTCAAGTACGACGTCTCAGGATATGAGTTCTGGGGCGTTTCATGGTGGACGTATGACCCCTGGGATAGGGGATGGCACAGATATATCCGCCAAAGCGCTGAGGGGAAGAAGTGGAGATGGGTTAGGTATCCCAACGGCGACGGGTATCTGGCATATCCGGGGAGGAGGGTGGGACTGAAAGGGCCCGTGCCTAGCATTCGCATCCTCGCCGTTCGGGACGGTGTGGAGGACTATGAGCTCTTCAACGCCCTGAGCCGTTACGCCGAGGCTGGCAACGAGGAGGCGAGGAGGGCGCTGGATCGGATTCGGTCCCTGGTTCAAATCCCGAACAGGGGTGGGCGCTACTCCACCCATCTCATGCCCGATCCCGACGCCGTGCAGACCGCCCGGATAAAGGCGGGAGAGATTCTTTCGAGGTTAACCGGAGGTGGAAGATGATCACCTTTTCATCCCACGTGGACGGCTACTACGATGTGGCCGACCAGATGGTGCATTATCTCAGGGTTCAAGCTGAGAGGGCCTTTACCCTTCAGCTTGAGGAGAAGGAGAGGATAAGCTCAGTCGAGGAGTTTGAGAGGAGACGTGAACGCGTGCGGCGTAACTTTCTAGAGGCGATAGGGGGGCTGCCGGAGGAAAAGACGCCGCTCAACCCCATATGCACCGGAACGATAGACAGGGGGGATTTCGTCATCGAGAAGATCATCTACGAGAGTTTCCCGAATTTCTATGTCACCTCCGCCCTCTACATCCCTAAGGGACTCAAATCCCCCGCTCCGGCCGTGGTCTTCGTCCACGGCCACAGCGACTTAGGCAAGGGCTATCCGGTCTATCAAGCGGTATGCGTCGATCTGGTGAAAAACGGTTTCGTCGCCTTCGCTATCGATCCCCCCGGACAGGGGGAGATGAAACAGTATTACGATCCTCAGACCGGGGAGGTCAGGATCAAGCACTGCACGGATGAACATACATATGCCGGGCTACAATATGTCGTGAGCGGGGCCAATCTGGCGAGGGTCTTCATATGGGATGTGATCAGGGGGGTGGATTATCTGGAGACGAGGGAGGAGGTCGACCTGAACAGGATCGGCCTGACGGGTAACTCCGGCGGCGGAACGCAGTCGAGCTACCTGATGCTGATCGAGCCTCGCTTTAAAGCGGCCGTGCCGTGCACCTTCATCATGACCCTCGAATCGTACATGAAGACGGGGCAGTCGCAGGATAGCGAGCAGATAATCAGGGGATGTTTCGTGGACGGCCCCGATCATGACGATTATGTCACCGGCATGGCGCCCAAGCCCGTTCTGATCGGCGCGGCGGCCTACGATTACTTCCCCATAGAGGGCACCCTTGAAACCCTCAGGCGGGCGAAAAGGATCTATGCGCTCTACGGCGCCGAGGACAAGGTCGATATCGCCATAGCTCCCACCAGACACGCATACTCACCCTACCTGCGCCAGGCCGCCGTCAATTGGTTCAAAAAACACCTGAAGGGCGAGGAACCGAACTTCAAGACGGGTGAGCCGGAAACTTTACCGCCTGAAGAGCTTTGGTGCACGCCCAAAGGCTTCGTGCTCGACATGTTCCCAAACGCCAGGACCGTCTTCGATCTGAACAGGGAGTGGGTTGAGCGGAACTGTCCGCCCCAGCCCATACGCGACGTCGACGAATTGAGAGATGCCGTCGTTGAGGTTTTAGGGATAGACCTCTCGCTGCGAAACGAGCCGATCCATCCGAGGATCATCTGGGACGGTGAGACGGAGGGGTTCAAGGCGGAGAAGATCTTCTTCTTCAGCGAGCCCGATATCGTCGTGACCGGCGTCATGATCCATCCCAACATCCATCCGGTCCGCACGGATATAGTCGTTTTCGAGAACGGCACCTTGGAGATACCTCATAGGAAGGAGATGCTTGAGGATATGCTCCAGGAGGGCAGGAGGCTTTTCGTCTTCGACGTCCGAGGCGTGGGAGCGGTGCAGGTGAGGCCGGTCAACAGGGACGGCAAACCTCACGCCACCGAGTATAAGCTCGGATGCGATGCCATGATGCTGAAGAGATCCACCCTCGGAATGAGGGTCTTCGACGTGCTGAGGGCCTACGATTATCTTGCGGGCCGAGACGACGTTGAGGAGATAGGGATCGTCGGGGTGGACGCCGGCGCCGTATGGGCCTATTACGCCGCGGCGCTTGAGGATGGTATATGCCGTGCTGAGCTTCATAACATGCTCCGCTCATATCGTGACCTGGTCAACACTAAAGATTATAATCGGGACCTCTATAACCTCAAGGTGATGGCCTGGGGGATACTGAGGAGGTTCGACCTGCCTGATCTGAAGATCTGCTTTAAGGGGAGAAAATGTATCTTGATCGATCCGCGGGACGCCCGCGGAGAGGTGATAACCGAATCACAGCCTTGACCGGGGGCGGGTAAACCCGGTCTCACCCGCCGTGCGGGTGAAAGCGGGTTGTGCCTTGGATAGAATACCGTTCATGAAGCTGAGCGGCGCAGGGAACGATTTCATCATAATAGATAACCGAAGCCGTAAGCTGCCCGAGGACGAAGGGGAACTGAGAAGGTTCATCATCAACGTCTGCAGGAGAAGGGTCTCCTTAGGCGCCGATGGGCTGTTGGTCGTGGAGGATTCGGATGTGGCCGACTTCAGGATGCGTTACTTCAACTCGGATGGGAGCGAAGCTGAAACATGTGGCAACGGCGCGAGATGCATCTCGCGTTTCGCATACCTGAACGGCATCGCTCCGGAGAAGATGCGATTCGAGACCGTGGCCGGCATATATGACTCCGAGATCATAGGGGATAGGGTTAAGGTCAGGATGAGCGATCCGAGCGGGGTGAGATTGAACTTCCCGTTAAAGCTCTCCGATGGGATACATATCGTCAGCTTCATCAATACCGGCGTCCCACATGTCGTCTTCCTCCTCGACGACATCGAGGAGG
Above is a genomic segment from Candidatus Poribacteria bacterium containing:
- a CDS encoding right-handed parallel beta-helix repeat-containing protein; amino-acid sequence: MLYLILSLNIATASASVAFYVSPDGDDSWSGKLPVSDEDRTDGPFASLERTRDAIRELKTSQEGKLKQPVIVYLRGGIHFLTKPLALTPEDSGNEGCPVIYSSYPGEEAIISGGRRIEGWKEVSVNGKRLWAAEIPEVREGKWFFRQIWVNGQRRKRARHPNKGYLSVAEVPGVSPQTPWNEGQTRIRFHEGDIRAWRTIGNAELVLMTRWVESRLPIVEVDEAAKTVTFGKKTVFRPDPGDLYYVENALELLDEPGEWYLDPKDGALYYMPLPDERMDEVEVIAPVLAQLIRMEGEPEKGRFVENLIFKNLVFAHTEWPIPDDRSGFSQATVGVSGAIWGDGVRNCSFERCTLEHLGTYGIELARGCKYNRIEGCTVSDLGAGGIKIGETVIRDDELEQTHDNTVSNCHIYNGGLIFHSAIGIWIGQSYNNRISHNHIHDFYYSGFSVGWTWGYGRSLAGGNIIEHNHVHHIGVRSNGDGPILSDMGGIYTLGIQEGTIIRNNIFHDIAGLRYGGWGIYFDEGSTHIVAENNLVYRTTHGGFHQHYGRENVVRNNIFALARDHQIQRSRPEEHQSFTFERNIVYWRSGALIAGNLSNLHFTFDRNLYWCEEGGEIRIGSMSWDEWRERGMDVNSIVADPRFVDPERDDFRLRPDSPAFKLGFVPFDILDLR
- the rbsK gene encoding ribokinase, whose protein sequence is MRPKVTVVGSSNTDLIVKVERLPKPGETILGGEFMTAPGGKGANQAVAAARLGGKVAFIAKVGADSFGDQMMENLKGEGIITDYILRDPSSSSGVALIFVGPGGQNMIAAAPGANFKLSAQEVRAAESAIISADVLLTQFEVPMDAVEEAVSIAASNGVPVVLNPAPAAEVKDDLLRMVDFLTPNETEAETISGIEVRDLDSAQEAAKALIRRGAKNVIVTLGEEGALYVSEGRSLHIRAPKVQAVDATAAGDVFNGAFAWAIASGMSPIDAVAFASGAAAISVTRMGAQPSIPTLDEVQRTLT
- a CDS encoding DUF4091 domain-containing protein, which gives rise to MMETIRLLWMIIAFCTPLLSYDGGGYWHRCLTVEVVNPSDHPLEGEFAEVIVGTDIPLTGEEIKAIRICDEDGRELLYDIRSAEGEPRRKGRLQNGDRLIFPVWVPAGGEARYLIYAHNPRAWPVPDFIKSGLINGGFEVGRDDPSEWIRVGEDESHRLYWTDETAHSGKRCVKCVVNPGAQPTWVKFYQRDIPLRPGARYRFKGWVKAKDVRGKAGWYIHVFGDREWLINRVFSAGEGNYGWRPIEWQFTAPEGARIAHVGTVLYGTGAAWFDDADLEPVDRSPLKARFVGEKSIELRSIKGERKWAQGRWRWRVPIIVRNFEDKPLGNALFVADLRKVIWRFSRLKDKLGMFLIDTANHEICPYMRLGDMLIFRANLAPKSEKRIDLYISESEESFSRMSYKELISSPANLVRNPSFEKGEGLPEMWRGDPGGRRVSGGRIGNYAAMIEIPEGAKGGWLGWRQEIPARPNTLYFYAGFVKVEEGSSPVRLHGHWHDKDHKWTKDSPTFSTDPQVSPGEGWRFTSALIHSPPETAFVELHLTSNAPGRILHDGIFFGEIKRAITGDLESRSEMKVGSDLMAWPVNPLIKIFPDTPPEPAPERIDVWAARNEYETIQIGLRSKKALDGVEVKVSEVKNKEGGKLPDPEPWLVGYVKVDRPSAYYSTDLPPQFRFIPKGEGGSDGWTGEWPDPLMPMKSFRLSPNRTVPVVIVIHVPEGAKPGDYRGKVRIEAKAVDPIEIPIVVHVWRFALPCQNSLKVIFDLRNGPGWNVMPDAESLRRWYRFLAEYRISPGWIRPEPVFRYEGGHVLIETERFDEMARLCLDELKMNVFYLPFFYAFGWAYKPKPLFGLEPFSDGYEKAFGEAYKGFADHLKDHGWFSKAIYYISDEPHYRHDYVIDQMKRLCDMAHRFEPDLPIYSSTWAFVPQWEGYLDIWGIGPHGSCPVDRMRYLRKKGFKMWFTTDGHMCIDTPYLAIERLLPWLCFKYDVSGYEFWGVSWWTYDPWDRGWHRYIRQSAEGKKWRWVRYPNGDGYLAYPGRRVGLKGPVPSIRILAVRDGVEDYELFNALSRYAEAGNEEARRALDRIRSLVQIPNRGGRYSTHLMPDPDAVQTARIKAGEILSRLTGGGR
- a CDS encoding acetylxylan esterase, with protein sequence MITFSSHVDGYYDVADQMVHYLRVQAERAFTLQLEEKERISSVEEFERRRERVRRNFLEAIGGLPEEKTPLNPICTGTIDRGDFVIEKIIYESFPNFYVTSALYIPKGLKSPAPAVVFVHGHSDLGKGYPVYQAVCVDLVKNGFVAFAIDPPGQGEMKQYYDPQTGEVRIKHCTDEHTYAGLQYVVSGANLARVFIWDVIRGVDYLETREEVDLNRIGLTGNSGGGTQSSYLMLIEPRFKAAVPCTFIMTLESYMKTGQSQDSEQIIRGCFVDGPDHDDYVTGMAPKPVLIGAAAYDYFPIEGTLETLRRAKRIYALYGAEDKVDIAIAPTRHAYSPYLRQAAVNWFKKHLKGEEPNFKTGEPETLPPEELWCTPKGFVLDMFPNARTVFDLNREWVERNCPPQPIRDVDELRDAVVEVLGIDLSLRNEPIHPRIIWDGETEGFKAEKIFFFSEPDIVVTGVMIHPNIHPVRTDIVVFENGTLEIPHRKEMLEDMLQEGRRLFVFDVRGVGAVQVRPVNRDGKPHATEYKLGCDAMMLKRSTLGMRVFDVLRAYDYLAGRDDVEEIGIVGVDAGAVWAYYAAALEDGICRAELHNMLRSYRDLVNTKDYNRDLYNLKVMAWGILRRFDLPDLKICFKGRKCILIDPRDARGEVITESQP
- a CDS encoding diaminopimelate epimerase, which produces MKLSGAGNDFIIIDNRSRKLPEDEGELRRFIINVCRRRVSLGADGLLVVEDSDVADFRMRYFNSDGSEAETCGNGARCISRFAYLNGIAPEKMRFETVAGIYDSEIIGDRVKVRMSDPSGVRLNFPLKLSDGIHIVSFINTGVPHVVFLLDDIEEVDVVKLGRETRYHEEFAPAGTNANFVKPIDEHRMLIRTYERGVEDETLACGTGSIASAIVGALLGYVKPPVEMHTRGGFLLKVYFEIEGQNARDIYLEGDARVICSGELRREAWDY